A DNA window from Patagioenas fasciata isolate bPatFas1 chromosome 1, bPatFas1.hap1, whole genome shotgun sequence contains the following coding sequences:
- the TPT1 gene encoding translationally-controlled tumor protein: protein MIIYRDCISQDEMFSDIYKIREVANGLCLEVEGKMVTRTEGQIDDSLIGGNASAEGPEGDGTEATVITGVDIVINHHLQETSFTKESYKKYIKDYMKAIKARLEEHKPERVKPFMTGAAEQIKHILANFKNYQFFVGENMNPDGMVALLDFREDGVTPYMIFFKDGLEIEKC, encoded by the exons atgaTCATCTACCGGGACTGCATCAGCC AGGACGAGATGTTCTCGGACATCTACAAGATCCGGGAGGTGGCGAACGGCCTGTGCCTGGAAGTGGAGGGAAAG ATGGTCACCAGGACAGAGGGTCAAATTGATGACTCTCTAATTGGTGGCAATGCCTCTGCTGAAGGTCCTGAGGGAGATGGAACAGAAGCCACGGTCATAACTGGTGTTGATATAGTAATAAACCACCATCTTCAGGAAACCAGCTTTACAAAAGAATCCTACAAGAAGTACATCAAGGACTACATGAAAGC aattAAAGCCAGACTTGAGGAACACAAGCCAGAGAGAGTAAAGCCCTTCATGACAGGGGCTGCAGAACAAATCAAACACATCCTTGCCAACTTCAAAAACTACCAG TTCTTTGTAGGAGAGAACATGAATCCAGATGGTATGGTGGCTCTCCTGGATTTCCGTGAGGATGGTGTGACCCCATATATGATTTTCTTTAAGGATGGCTTAGAAATTGAGAAATGT TAA